One Falco biarmicus isolate bFalBia1 chromosome 9, bFalBia1.pri, whole genome shotgun sequence genomic region harbors:
- the FGFBP3 gene encoding fibroblast growth factor-binding protein 3, with product MRLPLALLALAALGAAAAGGTGREAAQAGRFSTPERHRCRWELRWAAGASELRLSCWPPAGGGAARSCAYRGEPRRCPAYGARSRQYWRQVLGRLRRRRHPCAPGGPLSARLCGPGRAPPEAQLRLLPGPGASPPPATAGPGQHPAETYCAERWHSLCSFFVGFWEG from the coding sequence ATGAGGCTGCCCCTGGCGCTGCTGGCCCTGGCCGCACtgggggccgccgccgccggcgggaCGGGTCGGGAGGCGGCGCAGGCGGGCCGGTTCTCCACGCCGGAGCGGCACCGGTGCCGCTGGGAGCTGCGCTGGGCGGCGGGGGCCAGCGAGCTGCGGCTGAGCTGCTGgccgccggcgggcggcggggcggcgcggagcTGCGCCTACCGCGGGGAgccgcggcgctgccccgccTACGGCGCCCGCAGCCGCCAGTACTGGCGGCAGGTGCTGGGcaggctgcggcggcggcggcacccCTGCGCGCCGGGCGGCCCGCTCAGCGCCCGCCTCTGCGGCCCGGGCCGGGCGCCCCCCGAGGCGCAGCTCCGCCtgctgcccggccccggcgcctccccgccgcccgccaccGCGGGGCCCGGCCAGCACCCGGCGGAGACCTACTGCGCCGAGCGGTGGCACTCGCTGTGCAGCTTCTTCGTCGGCTTCTGGGAGGGCTGA